One Zeugodacus cucurbitae isolate PBARC_wt_2022May chromosome 3, idZeuCucr1.2, whole genome shotgun sequence genomic region harbors:
- the LOC128920460 gene encoding tabinhibitin 4-like isoform X1, translating into MFNIQYIRFYLIAILIWHSIYTDAYYYCDKESKLCGTRKHFMCDPDAVPSKGDALGLLPLTGSIKRRYVDRHNEHRNRIAGGEVKFKGGKKFPKATRMREVIWDDELAYIAGIHAKRCNKQPDDCHSTERFPGSGQNLYKNETGKPTTGTDMIVYAIDSWWAQSELVDDGNAMVDEFPKGIGEPDRSDTTSSISFDVFIDYGNETAVQGELPKSPDAWKKIGNFSAIANERAAFVGCGLAVCHNSTSNAYCIHVTCNYSRTNVIGTFMYKKGNSSASECDYYESVPSSKYPHLCKNTGKIFEDGK; encoded by the exons atgtttaacattcAATATATTCGCTTTTATTTAATCGCTATTTTGATATGGCATAGCATTTACACCGATGCGTACTATTATTGTGATAAGGAGAGTAAATTATGTGGCACTAGAAAGCATTTTATGTGTGATCCGGATGCTGTG CCTAGCAAAGGCGATGCTCTTGGTCTTTTGCCATTGACAGGCTCAATTAAACGTCGTTATGTCGATCGACACAATGAGCATCGCAACAGAATAGCTGGGGGTGAAGTAAAATTCAAAGGCGGTAAAAAATTTCCGAAAGCCACTCGCATGCGTGAAGTAATCTGGGATGACGAATTAGCGTATATAGCCGGAATCCATGCAAAACGTTGTAATAAGCAGCCCGATGATTGCCACAGTACTGAGAGGTTTCCAGGCTCCGGTCAAAATCTGTATAAGAATGAAACAGGAAAACCAACGACAGGAACCGATATGATTGTATATGCAATAGATTCTTGGTGGGCCCAATCTGAATTAGTGGATGATGGCAATGCTATGGTAGACGAATTTCCGAAAGG cATTGGCGAACCGGATAGGAGCGATACCACCTCTTCAATTTCCTTTGATGTATTTATAGATTATGGAAATGAGACAGCTGTGCAAGGCGAATTGCCCAAAAG TCCGGACGCCTGGAAAAAAATCGGTAATTTCTCTGCAATTGCAAACGAGCGTGCAGCTTTTGTTGGTTGTGGCTTGGCGGTATGCCATAACTCTACTTCTAACGCTTATTGCATACATGTTACTTGTAATTACTCACGCACCAATGTAATTGGTACTTTTATGTACAAGAAAGGCAATTCATCAGCATCAGAATGTGATTATTATGAAAGTGTTCCCAGTAGTAAATATCCGCATCTTTGTAAAAATACTGGCAAAATTTTTGAAGATGGTAAATAA
- the LOC128920460 gene encoding tabinhibitin 4-like isoform X2, with the protein MRTIIVIRRVNYVALESILCVIRMLCKGDALGLLPLTGSIKRRYVDRHNEHRNRIAGGEVKFKGGKKFPKATRMREVIWDDELAYIAGIHAKRCNKQPDDCHSTERFPGSGQNLYKNETGKPTTGTDMIVYAIDSWWAQSELVDDGNAMVDEFPKGIGEPDRSDTTSSISFDVFIDYGNETAVQGELPKSPDAWKKIGNFSAIANERAAFVGCGLAVCHNSTSNAYCIHVTCNYSRTNVIGTFMYKKGNSSASECDYYESVPSSKYPHLCKNTGKIFEDGK; encoded by the exons ATGCGTACTATTATTGTGATAAGGAGAGTAAATTATGTGGCACTAGAAAGCATTTTATGTGTGATCCGGATGCTGTG CAAAGGCGATGCTCTTGGTCTTTTGCCATTGACAGGCTCAATTAAACGTCGTTATGTCGATCGACACAATGAGCATCGCAACAGAATAGCTGGGGGTGAAGTAAAATTCAAAGGCGGTAAAAAATTTCCGAAAGCCACTCGCATGCGTGAAGTAATCTGGGATGACGAATTAGCGTATATAGCCGGAATCCATGCAAAACGTTGTAATAAGCAGCCCGATGATTGCCACAGTACTGAGAGGTTTCCAGGCTCCGGTCAAAATCTGTATAAGAATGAAACAGGAAAACCAACGACAGGAACCGATATGATTGTATATGCAATAGATTCTTGGTGGGCCCAATCTGAATTAGTGGATGATGGCAATGCTATGGTAGACGAATTTCCGAAAGG cATTGGCGAACCGGATAGGAGCGATACCACCTCTTCAATTTCCTTTGATGTATTTATAGATTATGGAAATGAGACAGCTGTGCAAGGCGAATTGCCCAAAAG TCCGGACGCCTGGAAAAAAATCGGTAATTTCTCTGCAATTGCAAACGAGCGTGCAGCTTTTGTTGGTTGTGGCTTGGCGGTATGCCATAACTCTACTTCTAACGCTTATTGCATACATGTTACTTGTAATTACTCACGCACCAATGTAATTGGTACTTTTATGTACAAGAAAGGCAATTCATCAGCATCAGAATGTGATTATTATGAAAGTGTTCCCAGTAGTAAATATCCGCATCTTTGTAAAAATACTGGCAAAATTTTTGAAGATGGTAAATAA